A portion of the Pseudomonas sp. PSE14 genome contains these proteins:
- the mksE gene encoding Mks condensin complex protein MksE, with the protein MQINLTEMTQLAPIFRELFKGFHISRRDPELYSQLSNQQDAYRALFRSLGYELVCDTRGFYYFVPEQVGAQVNKTAQRLALFTFILVEHLADQGRDPLAVLDGGSIGRDELPPLLEKYRDLFLQAEVTTQEELEEKVMRRLTQLGFAAEDNGVYRFLPPIHRFLDVCLSVQQDRDLASNLHASEMQFTTPALMDEDDEPVVILESYADEPADDEAIVTLEAPAAVIVEEESEEDALARAIAEEQADMEAQA; encoded by the coding sequence ATGCAGATTAATCTCACCGAAATGACCCAGCTCGCGCCGATCTTCCGCGAGCTGTTCAAGGGCTTCCACATCAGCCGCCGCGACCCGGAGCTGTACAGCCAGTTGTCCAACCAGCAGGACGCCTACCGCGCGCTGTTCCGCAGCCTGGGCTACGAGCTGGTCTGCGATACCCGCGGCTTCTACTACTTCGTCCCCGAGCAGGTCGGCGCCCAGGTGAACAAGACCGCCCAGCGCCTGGCGCTGTTCACCTTCATCCTCGTCGAGCACCTGGCCGACCAGGGCCGCGACCCGCTGGCCGTCCTCGATGGCGGCAGCATCGGCCGCGACGAACTGCCGCCGCTGCTGGAGAAATACCGCGACCTGTTCCTGCAGGCCGAGGTGACCACCCAGGAAGAACTGGAAGAGAAGGTCATGCGCCGCCTCACCCAGCTCGGCTTCGCCGCCGAGGACAACGGCGTGTACCGCTTCCTGCCGCCGATCCACCGCTTCCTCGACGTCTGCCTGTCGGTCCAGCAGGACCGCGACCTGGCCAGCAACCTGCACGCCAGCGAAATGCAGTTCACCACTCCCGCGCTGATGGACGAGGACGACGAGCCGGTGGTGATCCTGGAGTCCTACGCCGACGAGCCGGCTGACGACGAAGCCATCGTCACCCTTGAAGCACCTGCTGCCGTGATCGTGGAAGAAGAGAGCGAAGAAGACGCCCTCGCCCGCGCCATCGCCGAAGAACAAGCCGACATGGAGGCCCAGGCATGA
- the mksB gene encoding Mks condensin complex protein MksB — MIDPRRVLRALAEHWVLLEPLCERFDAGTLSLVELRNQLTSQLPDSTPVDITALLDQWVRLDILVPVAKSPNRFELNAQIHDFLAYLRQEHRLGLCLEIEAYLRHLERLAGYIRDAFEVRDGNDLARQLRLLDMRVRDVLKKLANDEQALVAVAERAKTQDRQIPLRQRYAEVLATWDEYVEPMIQLVSADGAFEQGVRRVEQVLLRLLGEQARLGQLVDDDQLLRTHARILEMQTTAQLTLRRARELLLPLREEARRHNAITRGAALALSVIRRKGIDAVPQAAMPMFTRPQSNFLGTASQVESYVFALANFQPKPAHFPKASGNRKSDGPQRSPRTAREMLDRCQAALPLPDLMQWLLEQEPEGATDELLYWFSRLSRDARFQRDRLERAQYDTLQHSVSLCSFALIASPAAGKDSKSESHAD, encoded by the coding sequence ATGATCGACCCACGACGCGTACTACGCGCCCTCGCCGAACACTGGGTGCTGCTCGAACCGCTGTGCGAGCGCTTCGACGCCGGCACCCTGAGCCTGGTGGAGCTGCGCAACCAGCTCACCAGCCAGCTGCCCGACAGCACCCCGGTGGACATCACCGCCCTGCTCGACCAGTGGGTGCGCCTGGACATCCTCGTCCCGGTGGCCAAGAGCCCCAACCGCTTCGAGCTGAACGCGCAGATCCACGACTTCCTCGCCTACCTGCGCCAGGAACACCGCCTGGGCCTGTGCCTGGAGATCGAAGCCTACCTGCGCCATCTGGAGCGCCTGGCCGGCTATATCCGCGATGCCTTCGAGGTGCGCGACGGCAACGACCTGGCCCGCCAACTGCGCCTGCTCGACATGCGCGTGCGCGACGTGCTGAAGAAGCTGGCCAACGACGAACAGGCACTGGTCGCCGTGGCCGAACGGGCGAAGACCCAGGACCGGCAGATTCCGCTGCGCCAGCGCTACGCGGAAGTCCTGGCGACCTGGGACGAATACGTCGAACCGATGATCCAGCTGGTCTCCGCCGACGGCGCCTTCGAACAAGGCGTGCGCCGCGTGGAACAGGTGCTGCTGCGCCTGCTCGGCGAACAGGCACGCCTCGGCCAACTGGTGGACGACGACCAGCTGCTGCGCACCCACGCGCGCATCCTGGAAATGCAGACCACCGCCCAACTCACCCTGCGCCGCGCCCGCGAACTGCTGCTGCCGCTGCGTGAGGAAGCCCGTCGGCACAACGCGATCACCCGCGGTGCCGCCCTGGCACTGTCGGTCATCCGCCGCAAGGGCATCGACGCCGTGCCCCAGGCCGCCATGCCGATGTTCACCCGGCCGCAGAGCAACTTCCTGGGCACCGCGTCCCAGGTCGAAAGCTACGTCTTCGCGCTGGCCAACTTCCAGCCAAAGCCGGCGCATTTCCCCAAGGCCAGCGGCAATCGCAAGAGCGACGGCCCGCAGCGCTCGCCGCGCACCGCGCGGGAAATGCTCGACCGCTGCCAGGCCGCGCTGCCGCTGCCGGACCTGATGCAGTGGCTGCTGGAGCAGGAGCCCGAAGGCGCCACCGACGAGCTGCTCTACTGGTTCTCGCGCCTCTCCCGCGATGCCCGCTTCCAGCGCGACCGCCTCGAGCGGGCCCAATACGACACTCTCCAGCACAGCGTCAGCCTGTGCTCCTTCGCCCTGATCGCCAGCCCCGCCGCTGGCAAGGACAGCAAGAGCGAATCGCATGCAGATTAA